In Eupeodes corollae chromosome 3, idEupCoro1.1, whole genome shotgun sequence, a single genomic region encodes these proteins:
- the LOC129949647 gene encoding uncharacterized protein LOC129949647 isoform X1 codes for MRLFKNRKSVDSINISSTSRPTSSSSGNGLKLSSVGMTISSSLPDLHDSPVMILSCTNLGPHLNSTAQSYNKSIPVTSAAPSTFSEAGNSGGNKKSSMNEVNGKITAHLQQQLFKKNNNVQHQQQQQQHSSLSGFYKLTSSSSSSSSSSPHTRASATTGIFEKNKSKEKTTSQLIGQNGHLPDYKLVTAVPVVVDDDHRQETRNVFTWGKRMGRKLDILKKGGQKTHHDLQSIFQPPTSDATSAPKKFRSDSIETFKKQEKEHETDKRSTREKSVDSPQRTPNKSASLTKESQKTLKSFFHRIGSTGMLNHKSHNLVKASEPQLYRSSSTSQLSTCSYVKCDDPSDSLNLDTGKKSIHKNSTIGPSTLKSSSCDDIAKAGITNLGEQPRRGNFPYAFLRSRLSVLPEENGGSVMKQSLKTSFHNQGALGHSIRCPVITTNGIGDGDSVSLTSTSPNHQQKVIYRGGVIKRYSSDDSAISNCSPQGDVSRNNSISSKDWEPLYQRLSSCLSSNESGYDSDGGRGLVDDALMKRNSQVSSNSIRNGLLGNEIDSSAPVSLGVYNYDYETETIRRRFRQIKLERHYANDFIGLVLSPKTVLCRSNEQQIRYVVVEIDNNGIAHKDGRLRLGDEIVNVNGNHLRGIQSFDQVQGLLSTFVDNCIDLIIAHDEVTSVTDFCTKIKINCSDPAKHSNEPEDYYNNSRARKRLSYSHRTHSTESINSYDLSSLQIALEDDNNAMNASSIKNKIQTRCPTPRNTIPNEAKENEQLQRPRSARNLELTPLYSTSEYIPVYANRVTTITTTISDDEKWQILSRKRAEALQQSEHSKCLSNQNTYNQNTNQSNVHRLYIKDPKETKDLFIQKSDDSPIKGSDDDTSFTSRSHYSRNSINYSNSNYRSLRFSHSRLSSSRLSLYVQSKRSENKTTKTSIDSPKHLLTAPQDNLTNNQTKPNTDVLTTTITVKGNSNMHCDFIADHYIKPQQLNHQDSQLAQFDVSIRKDLESLPTTSSTNVTTLAVQDVPKDSSTDGIHKSCIKTITFYKGHGMKSLGFSIVGGRDSPKGNMGIFVKTVFPCGQASDDGELHAGDEIVEINGISVQDMSHIETISLFKNVREGAINLKIIKRRFPKMKNPEITEK; via the exons ATGCGACTCTTTAAGAACCGAAAGTCTGTTGATTCAATTAACATATCATCTACCTCAAGGCCAACTTCATCTTCGAGTGGAAATGGCTTAAAATTGTCATCGGTTGGTATGACGATATCTTCATCACTCCCAGATTTACATGATTCACCCGTGATGATCTTGAGCTGCACAAATCTTGGCCCTCATCTGAATTCCACTGCACAATCATACAATAAATCAATACCAGTGACATCCGCAGCACCTTCAACTTTTTCCGAAGCCGGCAATAGTGGCGGcaataaaaaatcatcaatgaaCGAGGTGAATGGAAAAATCACAGCACACCTGCAGCAACAATTgttcaagaaaaacaacaatgttcaacaccaacaacaacaacaacaacacagtTCACTTAGTGGATTTTATAAGTTAACGTCTTCTTCTTCGTCATCATCCTCTTCTTCTCCTCACACTCGGGCATCGGCCACGActggaatttttgaaaagaacaaaaGCAAGGAGAAGACAACATCACAGCTAATTGGACAAAATG GTCACTTACCAGACTATAAACTAGTAACAGCTGTGCCTgtggttgttgatgatgatcaTCGTCAGGAAACAAGAAACG tGTTTACTTGGGGTAAGCGAATGGGTAGGAagcttgacattttaaaaaaggggGGACAAAAAACTCATCACGACCTCCAAAGTATCTTTCAACCTCCAACATCGGACGCAACAAGCGCTCCCAAAAAATTTAGATCCGATTCTATAGAAACTTTCAAAAAGCAAGAAAAAGAGCACGAAACTGATAAAAGATCGACAAGGGAAAAATCTGTGGACAGCCCTCAGAGAACACCGAATAAAAGTGCATCACTTACGAAAGAATCCCAAAAAACCCTGAAGTCTTTCTTTCATAGAATAGGTTCTACTGGAATGCTCAACCACAAATCACATAATTTAGTGAAAGCCTCAGAACCACAGCTTTACCGTAGTAGTTCCACCAGCCAACTTAGTACTTGTTCGTACGTTAAATGCGATGATCCGAGTGATAGTCTAAATTTAGATACTGGTAAGAAATCTATCCATAAAAATTCAACCATTGGACCATCAACACTCAAATCCTCAAGTTGTGATGACATTGCAAAGGCAGGAATTACAAACCTAGGAGAACAACCTCGTCGCGGAAATTTTCCATATGCGTTTCTTCGCTCTCGATTATCAGTGCTCCCGGAGGAAAACGGAGGTTCTGTGATGAAACAGTCGTTAAAGACAAGTTTTCATAATCAAGGGGCGTTAGGTCACAGCATCAGATGTCCAGTAATTACAACAAATGGAATAGGAGACGGTGATTCAGTTTCCCTCACTAGCACTAGTCCAAATCACCAACAAAAGGTGATTTATCGGGGTGGCGTCATTAAACGTTATTCCTCGGATGATAGTGCAATAAGTAACTGCTCACCGCAAGGTGATGTTTCCCGAAATAATAGTATTTCTTCGAAGGACTGGGAACCACTTTACCAAAGATTAAGTAGTTGCTTGAGTTCAAACGAATCGGGTTATGACAGTGATGGTGGCCGCGGTCTTGTGGATGATGCTTTAATGAAACGAAATAGTCAAGTGTCAAGTAATTCGATTAGAAACGGATTATTAGGGAACGAAATTGATTCAAGTGCACCAGTTTCACTTGGTGTATATAACTATGATTATGAAACCGAAACAATACGTCGACGTTTTCGGCAGATCAAATTGGAAAGACATTACGCAAATGATTTCATTGGTTTGGTTCTATCTCCGAAGACTGTACTGTGTAGATCAAATGAACAGCAGATAAGATACGTTGTTGTGGAGATTGACAATAACGGTATTGCACACAA agatgGCCGGCTACGATTAGGTGATGAAATTGTTAACGTTAACGGCAATCATCTACGTGGCATACAGTCTTTCGATCAAGTACAAGGCTTGTTATCTACATTCGTAGACAACTGCATCGATCTTATCATAGCTCATGATGAAGTGACTTCAGTGACTGATttctgtacaaaaattaaaataaattgcagTGATCCTGCTAAGCATTCCAATGAGCCGGAGGATTACTATAACAATAGCCGAGCAAGGAAACGACTATCTTACAGCCATCGTACGCACAGCACAGAAAGCATAAATAGCTATGATCTAAGTAGTTTACAAATAGCCCTTGAGGACGATAATAATGCAATGAACGCgtcttcaataaaaaacaaaattcaaacacGATGTCCAACTCCCCGTAACACAATTCCAAATGAAGCTAAAGAAAACGAACAATTACAGCGTCCGCGATCTGCACGAAATTTGGAGTTAACACCACTTTATAGTACGTCTGAATATATACCTGTTTATGCTAACCGTGTAACAACAATAACTACCACAATCAGCGACGACGAGAAGTGGCAAATTCTCAGTCGAAAACGTGCTGAAGCTCTTCAACAATCTGAACACTCTAAATGCCTGTCTAATCAAAACACTTATAACCAAAATACTAACCAATCAAATGTTCATCGCCTTTATATTAAAGATCCAAAGGAAACTAAAGatctttttatacaaaaatctgaTGACTCGCCTATCAAAGGCTCGGATGATGACACTAGTTTTACATCCCGGTCTCACTACTCccgaaattcaataaattattcaaattcaaattatcgATCACTCAGGTTTTCACACTCACGTTTAAGTTCTAGCCGGTTAAGTTTATATGTCCAATCAAAAAGGTCTGAGAACAAAACTACTAAAACTTCTATCGATTCTCCTAAACATCTTCTAACTGCACCCCAAGATAATCTAACAAATAATCAGACCAAGCCAAATACAGATGTTCTAACAACAACTATCACCGTTAAGGGTAACAGTAACATGCATTGTGATTTCATAGCTGACCACTATATAAAACCTCAACAACTAAATCATCAAGATTCTCAGCTTGCCCAGTTTGATGTTTCAATTCGAAAAGATTTAGAATCTCTACCGACGACGTCTTCGACTAACGTTACTACACTAGCTGTACAGGATGTGCCAAAGGATTCATCTACTGATG